Proteins found in one Serinicoccus marinus DSM 15273 genomic segment:
- a CDS encoding FUSC family protein → MRGGGLQAARDWSTRAGAALLEGWRPDLINLVRVTTAAVLAYVITRAVTVGPIDLTCSLTAILVTQASATGSLRMGMVRVGAVLTGIGVALVVSIWVGLTWWSLAVVIFASLLLASLLRLGPQALETPISGMLILGASLQNTAAETRVLTTLIGAGVGIALPLLWPPAIPVGSAAASVRAVARRLSDVFTAAATSLDEEPVTTERLHAHLRAARDVGDELGRASELVSRVQEMWQWNTRTIGRADVSPLLRSGLDSLQDCAAATRALFVALSHEAPDEAGDGPPEFSAEVRAAMAVVLRDVGACIDSFGQLVEAETVGDLEHRRALLDDNMELLRETRAILTELMFMESGEETAGGQWLLRGSVLRAVDRILQVLDAPARAAAHARWRSEQGERPLPGPTVSHEFAPLDRALLTSLRRARRPGRRWGRRPTRRP, encoded by the coding sequence ATGCGCGGCGGTGGTCTGCAGGCCGCCCGGGACTGGAGCACCCGGGCCGGCGCCGCGCTGCTCGAGGGCTGGCGCCCGGACCTCATCAACCTCGTGCGCGTGACGACCGCGGCCGTGCTGGCCTACGTCATCACGCGCGCGGTCACGGTCGGGCCCATCGACCTGACCTGCTCGCTCACCGCCATCCTCGTGACGCAGGCGAGCGCCACCGGCTCGCTGCGGATGGGGATGGTGCGGGTGGGCGCCGTGCTCACCGGCATCGGCGTCGCGCTCGTCGTCTCGATCTGGGTCGGGCTGACCTGGTGGTCCCTGGCGGTGGTGATCTTCGCCTCGCTGCTGCTCGCGAGCCTGCTCCGCCTCGGTCCGCAGGCCCTGGAGACGCCGATCAGCGGCATGCTCATCCTCGGGGCCTCGCTGCAGAACACCGCCGCCGAGACGCGGGTCCTCACCACGCTCATCGGGGCGGGCGTCGGCATCGCGCTGCCGCTGCTGTGGCCGCCCGCGATCCCCGTCGGCTCCGCCGCAGCCTCGGTGCGCGCCGTCGCCCGGCGGCTGTCCGACGTCTTCACCGCGGCGGCCACCTCCCTGGACGAGGAGCCGGTCACGACCGAGCGGCTCCACGCCCACCTGCGGGCGGCCCGCGACGTCGGTGACGAGCTGGGTCGGGCGAGCGAGCTGGTGAGCCGGGTCCAGGAGATGTGGCAGTGGAACACCCGCACCATCGGGCGGGCCGACGTGAGCCCGCTGCTGCGCTCCGGGCTCGACTCGTTGCAGGACTGCGCCGCGGCCACCCGGGCCCTCTTCGTGGCGCTGAGCCACGAGGCACCCGACGAGGCCGGCGACGGGCCACCGGAGTTCTCCGCCGAGGTGCGCGCGGCGATGGCGGTGGTGCTCCGCGACGTGGGGGCCTGCATCGACTCCTTCGGTCAGCTCGTCGAGGCCGAGACCGTCGGGGACCTCGAGCACCGGCGCGCCCTGCTCGACGACAACATGGAGCTGCTCCGCGAGACCCGCGCCATCCTCACCGAGCTCATGTTCATGGAGTCGGGCGAGGAGACGGCGGGCGGTCAGTGGCTGCTGCGGGGCTCGGTCCTGCGGGCGGTGGACCGGATCCTGCAGGTGCTGGACGCCCCGGCCCGGGCCGCAGCGCACGCCCGGTGGCGCAGCGAGCAGGGGGAACGGCCGTTGCCCGGCCCGACCGTCTCGCACGAGTTCGCCCCGCTGGACCGGGCTCTTCTGACCTCGCTGCGGCGGGCGCGCCGCCCCGGCCGGCGCTGGGGCCGTCGCCCTACTCGTCGCCCCTGA
- a CDS encoding ABC transporter permease has protein sequence MNPTIMRLALRSIVGGWRGVVLVALPVLLVVFAGVLRAVTGEPVSASAVVGEIGLALVVPLVALLAANGVLGPEIDDGSVVYLLSTPVSRYAVAASKFAVAAGTSVVLSVAGLLGATLAGGLSDRWLVVALVTGGGGAVLYAALFTALAAATRHGMIAGLIYVLVVEQLLQRFLGGFRFVSVRAIAERVGEVAADVDLPVADMTLVYAVTASLVLLVAGVVAAGWRLSRFQLRGDE, from the coding sequence ATGAACCCCACGATCATGCGGCTGGCGCTGCGCTCCATCGTCGGTGGCTGGCGCGGTGTCGTCCTGGTCGCGCTCCCGGTCCTGCTCGTGGTCTTCGCGGGGGTGCTGCGCGCCGTCACCGGGGAGCCGGTCAGCGCCTCGGCGGTCGTCGGCGAGATCGGGCTCGCGCTCGTGGTGCCCCTCGTGGCGCTGCTCGCGGCCAACGGCGTCCTGGGGCCGGAGATCGACGACGGCTCGGTGGTCTACCTCCTCTCCACGCCGGTCAGCCGGTATGCCGTCGCCGCGTCCAAGTTCGCCGTCGCCGCCGGCACCTCGGTCGTGCTCTCGGTGGCGGGGCTGCTCGGTGCCACCCTCGCGGGCGGCCTCTCGGACCGGTGGCTGGTCGTGGCGCTGGTGACCGGAGGTGGGGGAGCGGTGCTCTACGCCGCGCTCTTCACCGCCCTGGCCGCGGCGACCCGGCACGGCATGATCGCCGGACTCATCTACGTCCTCGTCGTGGAGCAGCTGCTCCAGCGCTTCCTCGGCGGCTTCCGGTTCGTCTCCGTGCGGGCGATCGCCGAGCGGGTGGGAGAGGTGGCTGCGGACGTCGACCTCCCGGTGGCCGACATGACCCTGGTGTATGCCGTCACCGCCTCGCTGGTGCTCCTCGTCGCCGGTGTCGTGGCCGCCGGCTGGCGGCTCTCGCGCTTCCAGCTCAGGGGCGACGAGTAG
- a CDS encoding ABC transporter ATP-binding protein: MTDLTLSEVSRWYGNVVAVNDVSMTIGPGVTGLLGPNGAGKSTLIALMAGFLAPSSGEVRLGDQRVWRNVQAYRDLGLVPEREVSFAYLTGRQFVQASAELHQLPDARAATGRALAEVDLTEAADRAISTYSKGMRQRAKLASALVHEPGVLLLDEPFNGVDPRQRMHLMELLTRMGEQGRTVLFSSHILEEVEQIARQIEVVVAGRHAASGDFGAIRRLMTDRPSHYVVRSTDDRALAAALMGRPGVRSVALARVGSADAITVEVTDMGAFTHALPQLARAAGITVREISPSDESLESVFTYLVQS, encoded by the coding sequence ATGACCGACCTGACCCTGAGCGAGGTCTCCCGCTGGTACGGCAACGTGGTCGCCGTCAACGACGTCTCGATGACGATCGGCCCGGGCGTGACCGGCCTGCTCGGTCCCAACGGGGCCGGCAAGTCCACCCTCATCGCCCTCATGGCCGGCTTCCTGGCCCCGTCCTCGGGCGAGGTCCGCCTCGGCGACCAGCGCGTGTGGCGCAACGTGCAGGCATACCGAGACCTGGGCCTGGTGCCCGAGCGGGAGGTGAGCTTCGCCTATCTCACCGGGCGCCAGTTCGTGCAGGCCAGCGCCGAGCTGCACCAGCTGCCCGACGCGCGCGCCGCGACCGGGCGGGCGCTCGCGGAGGTCGACCTCACCGAGGCCGCGGACCGGGCGATCAGCACCTACTCCAAGGGGATGCGGCAGCGCGCCAAGCTCGCCTCCGCGCTGGTCCACGAGCCCGGCGTCCTGCTGCTGGACGAGCCCTTCAACGGCGTCGACCCGCGGCAGCGCATGCACCTCATGGAGCTGCTCACGCGCATGGGTGAGCAGGGCCGGACCGTGCTCTTCTCCAGCCACATCCTCGAGGAGGTCGAGCAGATCGCCCGGCAGATCGAGGTCGTCGTCGCCGGGCGGCACGCCGCCAGCGGCGACTTCGGCGCGATCCGCCGGCTCATGACCGACCGCCCCAGCCACTACGTCGTCCGGTCCACCGACGACCGCGCCCTCGCGGCCGCCCTCATGGGTCGGCCCGGCGTGCGCAGCGTCGCCCTGGCCCGGGTCGGGTCCGCAGACGCCATCACCGTGGAGGTGACCGACATGGGTGCGTTCACCCACGCCCTACCGCAGCTCGCGCGCGCGGCCGGGATCACCGTGCGCGAGATCTCCCCCTCGGACGAGAGCCTGGAATCGGTGTTCACCTACCTGGTGCAGTCATGA
- a CDS encoding ABC transporter ATP-binding protein, giving the protein MTVIQTEALTKRYGSSQVAALADLSIEVGEGVTGLVGANGAGKSTLIKILLGLLAPTSGSASVLGHDIRGEGEAIRQVVGYMPEHDCLPPDVRCIDFVVHMGRMSGLPPAPARERAADVLRHVGLAEERYRLMGGYSTGMKQRAKLAQALVHDPSLVMLDEPTNGLDPAARDDMLALVQRIGHDFGIPVLVTSHLLGELERISDHVVVLDGGRLLRSEATQAFLADTGVVLVEVLGEDDAQTRMGEALAARGLVCRPRGTMIEIDPVEVEGTADDAAAAALAHDRLRDLVRDAAADLGVGLVRLQPQTGRLEDVFREEVPA; this is encoded by the coding sequence GTGACAGTCATCCAGACCGAGGCGCTCACCAAGCGCTACGGCTCCAGCCAGGTCGCGGCGCTCGCCGACCTCTCGATCGAGGTCGGTGAAGGGGTCACCGGCCTCGTCGGCGCCAACGGCGCCGGCAAGTCCACCCTCATCAAGATCCTGCTCGGCCTCCTCGCGCCCACGTCGGGCTCGGCGTCCGTGCTGGGGCACGACATCCGCGGGGAAGGCGAGGCGATCCGCCAGGTCGTGGGCTACATGCCCGAGCACGACTGCCTACCCCCGGACGTGCGGTGCATCGACTTCGTGGTCCACATGGGGCGCATGTCGGGCCTGCCGCCGGCCCCGGCGCGCGAGCGGGCGGCCGACGTGCTGCGGCACGTGGGTCTGGCCGAGGAGCGCTACCGGCTCATGGGCGGCTACTCCACCGGGATGAAGCAGCGCGCCAAGCTCGCCCAGGCCCTGGTCCACGACCCGTCGCTGGTCATGCTCGACGAGCCCACCAACGGCCTGGACCCGGCGGCCCGCGACGACATGCTCGCCCTGGTGCAGCGCATCGGCCACGACTTCGGCATACCCGTGCTCGTCACCTCGCACCTGCTGGGGGAGCTGGAGCGGATCAGCGACCACGTCGTCGTGCTGGACGGCGGGCGGCTGCTGCGCTCGGAGGCGACCCAGGCCTTCCTCGCCGACACCGGGGTGGTGCTGGTCGAGGTGCTCGGGGAGGACGACGCCCAGACCCGCATGGGCGAGGCGCTGGCCGCACGCGGCCTGGTCTGCCGGCCCCGCGGCACGATGATCGAGATCGATCCCGTCGAGGTCGAGGGCACCGCCGACGACGCGGCGGCGGCCGCCCTCGCCCACGACCGGCTCCGCGACCTCGTCCGGGACGCCGCCGCCGACCTCGGCGTGGGCCTGGTCCGGCTGCAGCCGCAGACCGGGCGCCTCGAGGACGTCTTCCGCGAGGAGGTGCCCGCATGA
- a CDS encoding adenosine deaminase produces the protein MPEGTRSLLALPKAHLHLHFTGSMRVETVRELAEKHDLRLPHALTTQWPPELSGMDERGWFRFQRLYDAARAVVRDEDDMRRIVREAAEDDAAEGSRWLEIQVDPTSYAPFVGGLTPALEIVLDEARVATEATGTQVAVVVAASRMKHPLDARALARLAARYAGEGAGTVVGFGLSNDERRGWTGDFEPAFRIATRAGLASAPHAGELLGADHVQVALDHLLPDRLGHGIRAVEDPAVLDRVVQEQVTLEVCPGSNVALGVYDSPGAVPLRRLLEVGVRVALGADDPLLFGNRLADQYVSARLDHGLDDAGLALLARGSIEGSTAPPQVRRDLLAEVDTWLGSEGTSS, from the coding sequence ATGCCTGAGGGGACGCGCTCGCTGCTCGCGCTGCCGAAGGCGCACCTGCACCTGCACTTCACCGGCTCGATGCGGGTGGAGACGGTGCGCGAGCTCGCCGAGAAGCACGACCTGCGGCTGCCGCACGCGCTGACCACGCAGTGGCCGCCGGAGCTGTCCGGGATGGACGAGCGGGGGTGGTTCCGTTTCCAGCGCCTCTACGACGCCGCGCGGGCCGTGGTGCGTGACGAGGACGACATGCGGCGGATCGTGCGGGAGGCCGCGGAGGACGACGCCGCCGAGGGGTCCCGGTGGCTGGAGATCCAGGTCGACCCGACGTCCTACGCCCCCTTCGTCGGCGGGCTCACGCCGGCGCTCGAGATCGTGCTGGACGAGGCGCGCGTCGCGACCGAGGCGACCGGCACCCAGGTCGCCGTCGTCGTCGCCGCGTCCCGGATGAAGCACCCGCTGGACGCCCGCGCGCTGGCCCGGCTGGCGGCCCGGTATGCCGGGGAGGGCGCCGGCACCGTGGTCGGCTTCGGGCTGTCCAACGACGAGCGGCGCGGCTGGACCGGCGACTTCGAGCCGGCCTTCCGGATCGCGACGAGGGCCGGGCTGGCGAGCGCGCCGCACGCCGGCGAGCTGCTCGGGGCCGACCACGTGCAGGTCGCCCTGGACCACCTGCTGCCCGACCGGCTGGGGCACGGGATCCGCGCCGTGGAGGACCCGGCGGTGCTGGACCGCGTGGTCCAGGAGCAGGTCACCCTCGAGGTATGCCCGGGCAGCAACGTCGCCCTCGGGGTCTACGACTCCCCGGGCGCGGTGCCGTTGCGGCGGCTGCTGGAGGTGGGGGTCCGGGTCGCGCTCGGCGCCGACGACCCGTTGCTCTTCGGCAACCGGTTGGCCGACCAGTACGTCTCCGCCCGGCTCGACCACGGTCTCGACGACGCCGGGCTGGCGCTCCTCGCGCGTGGCTCGATCGAGGGCTCCACCGCTCCCCCGCAGGTGAGGCGCGACCTGCTGGCGGAGGTCGACACCTGGCTCGGGTCGGAGGGCACCTCGTCCTAG
- a CDS encoding S-type pyocin domain-containing protein, whose protein sequence is MKTRGWVTTRRVPVSTASLMPTTSSPSTARSSQGRSVVWPGEPRWSAPTSTLTSRASIGHEVFQGGLVAQVDARTEPAVPADRREREGRVVAPVAP, encoded by the coding sequence GTGAAGACCCGGGGGTGGGTCACGACGCGCAGGGTCCCGGTGAGCACCGCGTCGCTGATGCCCACGACCTCCTCCCCGTCGACCGCCCGCTCCAGCCAGGGCCGCAGTGTCGTGTGGCCGGGTGAGCCCCGGTGGAGCGCCCCCACCAGCACGTTGACGTCAAGGGCGAGCATCGGTCATGAGGTCTTCCAGGGCGGCCTGGTCGCTCAGGTCGACGCCCGGACGGAGCCCGCCGTCCCCGCCGACCGGCGTGAGCGAGAAGGGCGCGTCGTGGCGCCGGTGGCTCCGTGA
- a CDS encoding UDP-N-acetylmuramate dehydrogenase, with amino-acid sequence MSGAVGHTAAADVGTTPLAELTTMRVGGAARRLVTATTEAELIDAVREADEAGEPLLVVGGGSNLVVADKGFPGTVVLVRTRGVAVPHDSACGGVSATVAAGENWDEVVAHACEQGWSGIEALSGIPGATGATPVQNVGAYGQEVAQTIASVRVWDRDQGRVRTLFSADLGFDYRHSVLKESMVGPEATPGAVTPRHVVLDVTFSLRPTELSQPIRYAALADGLGVELGERVPLADARAAVLEQRGRRGMVLDAPDHDTWSCGSFFTNPLLPREQLEEVRARAAAGAGEDADAAVPPMYPTDTEELVKTSAAWLIEHAGFTKGYATRDGRPAGLSTKHTLALTNRGSARAQDVVELAREVRDGVERAFGLRLVNEPVLVGLSL; translated from the coding sequence GTGAGCGGAGCCGTGGGGCATACCGCTGCCGCCGACGTCGGGACGACACCGCTCGCCGAGCTCACGACGATGCGGGTCGGCGGGGCCGCGCGCCGCCTCGTCACAGCCACCACCGAGGCCGAGCTCATCGACGCCGTCCGCGAGGCCGACGAGGCAGGTGAGCCGCTGCTCGTCGTGGGTGGCGGGTCCAACCTCGTCGTGGCCGACAAGGGCTTCCCGGGCACCGTCGTGCTGGTCCGGACGCGCGGCGTCGCGGTGCCGCACGACTCCGCCTGCGGCGGGGTGAGCGCCACCGTCGCGGCGGGGGAGAACTGGGACGAGGTCGTGGCCCACGCCTGCGAGCAGGGCTGGTCGGGGATCGAGGCGCTCTCCGGCATCCCCGGCGCCACCGGCGCCACGCCCGTGCAGAACGTCGGCGCCTACGGCCAGGAGGTCGCCCAGACCATCGCCAGCGTCCGGGTCTGGGACCGCGACCAGGGCCGGGTGCGGACGCTCTTCTCCGCCGACCTCGGCTTCGACTACCGGCACTCGGTGCTCAAGGAGTCCATGGTCGGCCCGGAGGCGACACCGGGGGCGGTCACCCCACGGCACGTCGTCCTCGACGTCACCTTCTCGCTGCGCCCGACCGAGCTCTCCCAGCCGATCAGGTATGCCGCGCTCGCCGACGGTCTCGGCGTCGAGCTGGGGGAGCGGGTCCCGTTGGCAGACGCCCGGGCCGCGGTGCTGGAGCAGCGGGGGCGCCGGGGGATGGTCCTGGACGCACCGGACCACGACACCTGGTCCTGCGGCTCGTTCTTCACCAACCCGCTCCTGCCGCGCGAGCAGCTCGAGGAGGTCCGTGCCCGGGCGGCGGCGGGAGCCGGTGAGGACGCCGATGCGGCGGTCCCGCCGATGTACCCCACCGACACCGAGGAGCTGGTCAAGACCTCCGCCGCCTGGCTCATCGAGCACGCGGGCTTCACCAAGGGCTACGCCACGCGCGACGGCCGGCCCGCGGGGCTGTCGACCAAGCACACCCTCGCACTCACCAACCGCGGCTCCGCCCGCGCGCAGGACGTCGTCGAGCTCGCGCGCGAGGTCAGGGACGGGGTCGAGCGGGCCTTCGGGTTGCGCCTGGTCAACGAGCCGGTGCTGGTCGGCCTCAGCCTCTAG
- a CDS encoding MaoC/PaaZ C-terminal domain-containing protein, with protein MSELSRTVTVDRDRLVAYAEASGDQNPIHQDPDVARSVGLPDVIAHGMWTMGAALEAVTEHVGGDPGRILSCQTRFTGMVVVPEGRSVEVLVEGVVRKTDTEAGTQTLELTATCEGEKVLGRCQAVVRLDGAGAGADA; from the coding sequence ATGAGCGAGCTGAGCCGCACCGTCACCGTCGACCGGGACCGGCTGGTCGCGTATGCCGAGGCCTCCGGTGACCAGAACCCCATCCACCAGGACCCCGACGTCGCGCGCTCGGTCGGGCTGCCCGACGTCATCGCGCACGGCATGTGGACCATGGGCGCCGCGCTGGAGGCGGTCACCGAGCACGTCGGTGGCGATCCCGGCCGGATCCTGTCCTGCCAGACCCGCTTCACCGGCATGGTCGTCGTCCCCGAGGGCAGATCCGTCGAGGTCCTCGTGGAGGGCGTGGTGAGGAAGACCGACACCGAGGCCGGCACGCAGACCCTCGAGCTCACCGCGACCTGCGAGGGGGAGAAGGTGCTCGGCCGCTGCCAGGCGGTCGTCCGCCTCGACGGCGCTGGCGCCGGGGCCGACGCGTGA
- a CDS encoding FAS1-like dehydratase domain-containing protein, with translation MSVNADFAGREYPPAGPFEVTAAQVTAFADAVGATGPAHRDADAAQRLGYADVVAPPTFAVRLAQQCEAQLVQDPDAGIDFSRVVHGQEGFTHHRPIVAGDTLTGTLHVDTIREAGGHGMVSTRVELTDADGAPVTTVTSTIVVRGESS, from the coding sequence ATGTCCGTCAACGCAGACTTCGCCGGGCGGGAGTACCCGCCGGCCGGCCCCTTCGAGGTGACCGCCGCGCAGGTCACCGCCTTCGCCGACGCGGTCGGTGCGACCGGTCCCGCGCACCGCGACGCCGATGCCGCGCAGCGGCTGGGGTATGCCGACGTCGTCGCGCCGCCCACCTTCGCCGTGCGCCTGGCGCAGCAGTGCGAGGCCCAGCTGGTCCAGGACCCGGACGCCGGGATCGACTTCTCCCGGGTGGTCCACGGGCAGGAGGGCTTCACCCACCACCGGCCGATCGTGGCCGGCGACACCCTCACCGGCACCCTGCACGTCGACACCATCCGCGAGGCGGGCGGCCATGGCATGGTGAGCACCCGGGTCGAGCTGACCGACGCCGACGGCGCGCCCGTCACCACCGTGACCTCGACGATCGTCGTGCGGGGAGAGTCCTCATGA
- a CDS encoding ABC transporter ATP-binding protein — protein sequence MHLSLTGVTKSFTGHRVLRGIDLEMEAGETVAVVGPSGSGKSTVLQVAGGLLSPDEGSATVRTDDGRQDGPRHHVAFVLQTVSLLTFRSAQDNVALGGLQQGLAWKEARARARMALNALNLSDRLHARAATLSGGEAQRVAVARATISGASFILADEPTGQLDADTTREVMEAMQTVRDTAGLLVVTHDLQVAASCDRTLVLDDGRLRPA from the coding sequence ATGCACCTCTCGTTGACGGGGGTCACGAAGTCGTTCACCGGGCATCGCGTACTCCGGGGGATCGACCTCGAGATGGAGGCGGGCGAGACCGTCGCTGTGGTGGGACCCTCAGGGTCCGGCAAGTCGACGGTCCTGCAAGTGGCCGGTGGCCTTCTTTCGCCGGATGAAGGCTCGGCGACAGTCCGCACGGACGATGGCAGGCAGGACGGACCGCGTCACCACGTCGCCTTTGTGCTCCAGACCGTCAGCCTCCTCACGTTCCGATCCGCACAGGACAACGTGGCTCTCGGCGGCCTCCAGCAAGGCCTGGCCTGGAAGGAGGCACGTGCACGCGCCCGGATGGCTCTGAACGCGTTGAACCTGTCGGATCGCCTGCACGCCAGAGCCGCCACCTTGTCCGGCGGCGAAGCGCAACGCGTGGCCGTCGCCCGAGCGACCATCAGTGGGGCCTCCTTCATCCTTGCCGACGAACCCACCGGCCAGCTCGACGCGGACACCACTCGAGAAGTGATGGAAGCCATGCAAACCGTCCGCGACACAGCCGGCCTGCTGGTGGTCACGCACGACCTGCAGGTCGCGGCGTCCTGCGACCGAACGCTCGTCCTCGACGACGGAAGGCTCAGGCCGGCATGA
- the rpmG gene encoding 50S ribosomal protein L33 has protein sequence MAKSTDVRPKITMACTECKERNYITKKNRRNNPDRLDMAKFCPRCGKHTAHRETR, from the coding sequence GTGGCCAAGTCCACCGACGTCCGCCCCAAGATCACCATGGCGTGCACGGAGTGCAAGGAGCGCAACTACATCACCAAGAAGAACCGTCGGAACAACCCCGACCGGCTCGACATGGCGAAGTTCTGCCCGCGCTGCGGCAAGCACACCGCGCACCGCGAGACCCGCTGA
- a CDS encoding MaoC/PaaZ C-terminal domain-containing protein: protein MTRPDLPSGRGAAGPDAPLSTPDLDVDLLDAPPQVAGTLVRGVATGLGRPGASGSLPARRVVLPGVEQDVERLAGFCAVTGGVLADTLPTTWVHVLTFPLQVRLMASRDFPFPMMGMVHVANEMTLHRPVRVGETLTLSSWAEALAPHRKGSTVDLVGEARVGEDVVWSGRSTYLVRGARPQGDVPADREPGAATGDSRQTGGAPQVEDGMRVTGHGPQLGVWRLPADLGRSYARVAGDVNPIHLSALSAKALGFPRAIAHGMWTHARALAAVQDRLPQAYTVSAQFLKPVLLPSTVVLRGAMSRRGGELSVTSRDGSKEHLSMQVTALP from the coding sequence ATGACCCGACCGGACCTGCCGTCGGGACGCGGCGCCGCCGGACCGGACGCGCCCCTCTCCACCCCCGACCTCGACGTGGACCTGCTCGACGCGCCGCCGCAGGTCGCCGGGACGCTCGTCCGGGGCGTCGCGACGGGGCTCGGTCGTCCCGGAGCCTCCGGGTCGTTGCCCGCCCGTCGGGTGGTGCTTCCCGGGGTGGAGCAGGACGTCGAGCGTCTTGCCGGTTTCTGCGCCGTCACCGGCGGGGTCCTCGCCGACACCCTCCCCACGACCTGGGTGCACGTCCTGACCTTCCCGCTGCAGGTCCGGCTCATGGCCTCGCGGGACTTCCCCTTCCCCATGATGGGGATGGTCCACGTCGCCAACGAGATGACGCTGCACCGACCGGTCCGGGTCGGGGAGACCCTGACCCTCTCCTCCTGGGCCGAGGCCCTCGCGCCGCACCGCAAGGGCAGCACGGTGGACCTCGTCGGAGAGGCACGGGTCGGCGAGGACGTCGTGTGGTCGGGTCGCAGCACCTACCTCGTGCGCGGCGCCCGTCCGCAGGGTGACGTCCCGGCGGACCGGGAGCCCGGCGCGGCCACCGGTGACAGCCGGCAGACGGGTGGGGCGCCGCAGGTCGAGGACGGTATGCGTGTGACCGGCCACGGACCCCAGCTCGGGGTCTGGCGGCTGCCCGCCGACCTCGGTCGCTCCTACGCCCGGGTCGCTGGCGACGTGAACCCCATCCACCTCTCGGCGCTGTCGGCGAAGGCGCTCGGCTTCCCGCGCGCCATCGCCCACGGGATGTGGACCCACGCCCGCGCGCTGGCCGCGGTGCAGGACCGGCTGCCGCAGGCATACACCGTGTCCGCGCAGTTCCTCAAGCCGGTGCTCCTGCCGTCCACGGTCGTGCTCCGCGGGGCGATGTCGCGGCGCGGCGGAGAGCTCTCCGTGACGAGTCGCGACGGCTCCAAGGAGCACCTGTCGATGCAGGTCACAGCGCTGCCCTGA
- a CDS encoding 3-oxoacyl-ACP reductase: MADLMQMLTTNPLAKQLGVPQATRLRRGRELPSGPVAVGSAGGGRIAAQTLDLLGVPTREALLDTPQTRVTETTDDGRTREVPEAYPAKIGALVLDATAATSIADLETVRGLLRPAMKGLEPSGRVVVLGLDPETAGAPTAVATQQALEGIVRSVGKELRAGATANLVRVDLLTSEPTTAAELASTLSFLLEGRSAYVSGQVLRLGHAAVEPGQVEARPLEGRVVVVTGAGRGIGAGIARTLARDGALVVAVDVPAGGQGLAEVANAIGGTALQLDITAADAGSRIAAHVAQRFGDAARIHAIVHNAGITRDKLLANTDEDRWGSVLEVNLAAQIRMNQTLLDPDLPGGLDEGGRIIGVASTSGIAGNRGQANYAASKAGVIGLVRAMGADPRLAERGITVNAVAPGFIETEMTGKMPLATREVARRINSLQQGGKPVDVAEAIGWFADPASSAVTGQVLRVCGQSQIGA, encoded by the coding sequence ATGGCTGACCTGATGCAGATGCTGACCACCAACCCGCTGGCCAAGCAGCTGGGTGTGCCGCAGGCCACCCGGCTGCGCCGCGGCCGCGAGCTGCCCTCGGGCCCGGTCGCCGTGGGCTCCGCCGGGGGTGGGCGGATCGCCGCCCAGACCCTGGACCTGCTCGGCGTGCCCACCCGCGAGGCGCTCCTCGACACCCCGCAGACCCGGGTGACCGAGACCACGGACGACGGCCGCACCCGCGAGGTGCCCGAGGCATACCCCGCCAAGATCGGTGCCCTGGTGCTCGACGCCACGGCCGCGACCTCCATCGCCGACCTGGAGACGGTGCGCGGGCTGCTGCGCCCGGCGATGAAGGGGCTGGAGCCCTCCGGTCGCGTCGTCGTGCTCGGCCTGGATCCGGAGACCGCCGGCGCCCCCACCGCCGTCGCGACCCAGCAGGCGCTGGAGGGCATCGTGCGCAGCGTGGGCAAGGAGCTGCGCGCGGGTGCCACGGCCAACCTCGTGCGGGTCGACCTGCTCACCAGCGAACCGACCACCGCCGCGGAGCTCGCCTCGACGCTGTCCTTCCTGCTCGAGGGCCGGTCGGCCTACGTGTCCGGGCAGGTGCTGCGGCTCGGGCACGCGGCGGTCGAGCCCGGCCAGGTGGAGGCGCGGCCGCTCGAGGGTCGCGTCGTCGTGGTCACCGGCGCCGGTCGCGGGATCGGGGCCGGTATCGCCCGGACCCTCGCCCGCGACGGCGCCCTCGTCGTCGCGGTGGACGTGCCCGCCGGCGGGCAGGGGCTGGCCGAGGTGGCCAACGCCATCGGGGGCACCGCCCTGCAGCTGGACATCACGGCCGCCGACGCGGGCAGCCGGATCGCCGCGCACGTCGCGCAGCGCTTCGGCGACGCGGCCCGCATCCACGCGATCGTGCACAACGCCGGGATCACCCGCGACAAGCTGCTCGCCAACACCGACGAGGACCGCTGGGGCAGCGTGCTCGAGGTCAACCTCGCCGCGCAGATCAGGATGAACCAGACCCTGCTGGACCCGGACCTGCCCGGCGGGCTGGACGAGGGTGGCCGCATCATCGGGGTCGCCTCGACCTCCGGCATCGCGGGCAACCGTGGCCAGGCCAACTACGCCGCGTCCAAGGCGGGCGTCATCGGCCTGGTCCGCGCCATGGGCGCCGACCCGCGGCTGGCCGAGCGGGGCATCACCGTCAACGCCGTGGCGCCGGGCTTCATCGAGACCGAGATGACCGGCAAGATGCCGCTGGCGACCCGGGAGGTCGCCCGCCGCATCAACAGCCTCCAGCAAGGTGGCAAGCCGGTCGACGTGGCCGAGGCCATCGGCTGGTTCGCCGACCCGGCCAGCTCGGCGGTCACCGGCCAGGTCCTGCGGGTCTGCGGCCAGAGCCAGATCGGGGCCTGA